In the Synechococcus sp. Nb3U1 genome, one interval contains:
- a CDS encoding LysR substrate-binding domain-containing protein encodes MADELPFTLDQLLIVRAIAQQGSFRRAADSLFVSQPAVSLQIQNLERQLGVVLFDRGGRKVQLTDAGQILVQYSERILKLCRETTQALADLQDMRRGHLVLGASQTVGTYVMPSLIAQYHRSYPHISVQLMVQSTRRIARKLVEGQLDVAIVGGEIPFDLQKNLKVIALAEDEYVLVSSPGAAIESPSIADLLTLPFITLDPQSSTRQTIDRVLDRHGINPSELDVQLELSSVEAIKNAVQAGLGVAFLSVVAVGSELEQGRLRKHSVEGLQVRRTLWLAFNPERYQSQAATWFRQGLLARQDWLKTPPPHLQLI; translated from the coding sequence ATGGCGGATGAATTGCCGTTTACGCTGGATCAGCTGTTGATCGTGCGGGCAATTGCTCAGCAGGGCAGTTTTCGCCGTGCCGCCGATAGTTTGTTTGTCTCCCAACCTGCCGTCAGCTTACAGATCCAAAATCTAGAGCGGCAATTAGGGGTGGTGCTGTTCGATCGGGGCGGACGTAAGGTGCAGCTAACGGATGCGGGGCAAATTCTGGTGCAGTATAGCGAGCGCATCCTTAAGTTGTGCCGCGAGACTACCCAAGCTCTGGCAGACTTGCAGGACATGCGGCGGGGGCACCTGGTTTTGGGGGCTAGCCAAACGGTAGGTACCTATGTGATGCCTTCTTTGATCGCTCAATATCACCGCAGCTATCCCCACATTTCGGTGCAGTTAATGGTGCAGTCCACCCGGCGGATCGCCCGGAAGCTGGTGGAAGGACAATTGGATGTAGCCATTGTCGGGGGAGAGATCCCGTTTGATTTGCAAAAAAACCTGAAGGTTATTGCTCTGGCGGAGGATGAGTATGTCTTGGTTAGTTCTCCCGGTGCCGCCATCGAGTCTCCCTCCATTGCGGATCTGTTGACCTTGCCCTTTATCACCCTCGATCCGCAGTCCTCGACTCGGCAAACCATTGACCGAGTGTTGGATCGTCACGGCATCAATCCTTCTGAACTGGATGTGCAACTGGAACTTAGCTCCGTCGAAGCGATCAAAAATGCGGTGCAGGCGGGCTTGGGGGTGGCCTTTTTGTCGGTGGTGGCGGTGGGATCCGAGTTGGAACAGGGGCGGCTACGAAAACATTCGGTGGAAGGGTTACAGGTGCGGCGTACCCTGTGGCTGGCCTTTAACCCGGAGCGTTACCAATCTCAGGCGGCCACTTGGTTTCGGCAAGGACTACTGGCGCGTCAAGACTGGCTGAAAACTCCCCCTCCCCATTTGCAGTTGATCTAA
- a CDS encoding thermonuclease family protein: MRSITMAKSAMQRVKSMMQKSLRSVPTSPCRKPLFPAVGRGLVKFGSLLVLPLVFSALPSWALTSVARPDLRTLKRAEVIRVINYNTLAVQIEGDLDLRLVQLIGIDPLPAQINPNWTELREETPLAVYNAGQYLQTSLLGREVFLELDAALAPASTLPAYVWQANTLINQEMLFLGHGRLSPQTEGLKYGTILSEAATAGERQGRGYWTTYGPR, encoded by the coding sequence ATGCGAAGCATTACTATGGCCAAATCTGCCATGCAACGGGTGAAGTCCATGATGCAAAAATCCCTGCGTTCTGTTCCCACTTCCCCTTGTCGTAAACCTTTGTTCCCAGCCGTGGGACGGGGGCTTGTCAAATTTGGGAGCCTGTTGGTTCTGCCCCTGGTGTTCTCAGCTCTGCCCAGTTGGGCCTTAACATCGGTGGCACGTCCAGATCTGCGCACCCTCAAACGAGCGGAAGTGATCCGGGTGATCAACTACAACACCCTAGCTGTCCAGATCGAAGGGGATTTGGATTTGCGGCTGGTGCAACTGATCGGGATTGATCCTTTGCCTGCCCAGATTAACCCCAACTGGACGGAGTTGCGGGAAGAAACCCCTTTAGCGGTCTATAATGCCGGCCAATATTTGCAGACTTCTTTGCTGGGGCGCGAGGTGTTCTTGGAATTGGACGCGGCTTTGGCTCCCGCCTCCACACTGCCCGCTTACGTTTGGCAAGCCAATACCCTCATTAACCAAGAAATGCTGTTTCTCGGGCATGGCCGGTTGTCGCCGCAAACGGAGGGCTTAAAGTACGGTACCATCCTCTCCGAAGCTGCCACTGCAGGAGAAAGACAGGGGCGCGGCTACTGGACAACCTATGGCCCTCGCTAG
- a CDS encoding CsgG/HfaB family protein, whose amino-acid sequence MRNRWVLMVGIPMMTGLWGGIPVVAQSANPALCQQFPQDIRCTLSAPSQSGQAPQPTSRPRIAVLDFDFSSLSNPYSIPNASRGVSDVLVDRLVKDGTFSVIERSRLEAILAEQNLGLSGRLDASTAAQVGRILGVDAVIIGSVTQFDVSVRRSGGGAPVLTPFGQFPVAVGAESVDADANVQLNVRMVSTSTAEILTVVEGRGNISQSDSTVTVAGFGGGSATSNEEKLLVLATQQAVDQVAGQLAASAGRLAAQPQALPTVDALVADVYGNQVILNKGSRDGYRVGLILSVERVVREVTDPATGAVLRKLTEPAGQIQLTEVDDGSSVGRILSGASFSVGDVAKPIQ is encoded by the coding sequence ATGCGCAACCGATGGGTCTTGATGGTCGGGATCCCTATGATGACTGGATTGTGGGGCGGGATCCCTGTAGTAGCTCAGTCAGCCAATCCGGCTCTCTGTCAGCAATTTCCTCAAGATATCCGCTGTACTCTTTCTGCTCCTAGTCAGAGTGGACAAGCACCGCAACCTACATCCCGTCCTCGTATTGCTGTCCTGGATTTTGATTTCAGCAGCCTCAGCAATCCGTACAGCATTCCCAATGCCTCACGGGGAGTGAGTGATGTATTGGTGGATCGACTGGTTAAGGATGGAACGTTTTCGGTGATCGAACGGTCACGACTAGAAGCCATCTTGGCTGAGCAAAACCTAGGTTTATCTGGACGATTGGATGCCAGCACAGCCGCTCAAGTGGGGCGGATTCTGGGGGTAGATGCCGTGATCATCGGCAGTGTGACCCAGTTTGATGTGTCGGTACGCCGCTCTGGGGGAGGAGCCCCTGTATTGACTCCATTTGGGCAGTTCCCGGTGGCTGTGGGGGCTGAGTCGGTGGATGCTGATGCCAATGTGCAGCTGAATGTGCGCATGGTGAGCACCAGCACTGCAGAAATTTTGACAGTTGTCGAAGGTCGAGGGAACATTAGCCAGTCTGATAGCACCGTAACCGTGGCTGGTTTTGGGGGAGGATCTGCCACCAGCAATGAAGAAAAGCTGTTGGTATTGGCCACTCAGCAGGCTGTGGATCAAGTGGCGGGTCAGTTGGCAGCCTCTGCTGGGCGTTTGGCTGCTCAACCACAAGCCTTGCCGACGGTGGATGCTTTGGTGGCGGATGTGTATGGCAACCAGGTGATTTTGAATAAGGGCAGCCGCGATGGGTATCGAGTCGGTCTGATTCTCTCGGTGGAGCGTGTGGTGCGGGAAGTCACGGATCCGGCGACAGGGGCAGTGCTGCGCAAATTAACTGAGCCTGCCGGACAGATCCAACTCACAGAAGTGGATGATGGTTCTAGTGTTGGGCGCATTCTCAGCGGAGCAAGCTTCTCGGTGGGGGATGTAGCCAAGCCCATTCAGTAA
- the gloB gene encoding hydroxyacylglutathione hydrolase produces MRILQLPVLRDNYVYLLHDPDTATAAVVDPAVAEPVLEKLAELQADLVAIFNTHHHHDHVGGNLLLLARYPQAAVYASGVDRDRIPGQTVELAAGQTVLFNRHMAQVLFVPGHTRGHIAYYFPESGDLFCGDTLFAGGCGRLFEGTPQQMLGSLDQLRQLPEPTRVWCAHEYTLNNLKFALTVDGDNPDLQARYRAVEALRQVGSPTVPSTIGEEQRTNPFLRWDQPALQAAAGIQEPARVLARIRGMKDHF; encoded by the coding sequence GTGCGCATTCTGCAATTGCCCGTCCTGCGTGATAACTACGTGTACCTGCTGCACGATCCCGATACGGCAACGGCGGCGGTGGTGGATCCCGCAGTGGCTGAACCGGTGCTAGAAAAACTGGCGGAGCTACAGGCAGATTTGGTAGCCATTTTTAACACCCACCACCATCACGACCATGTCGGGGGCAATCTGCTGTTGTTGGCCCGTTATCCCCAAGCGGCAGTTTATGCCAGCGGGGTGGATCGGGATCGGATCCCGGGCCAGACGGTGGAGCTAGCGGCAGGGCAAACGGTTCTGTTCAACCGCCACATGGCCCAGGTGTTGTTTGTGCCGGGACATACCCGTGGCCACATTGCCTACTACTTTCCCGAGAGTGGTGACCTGTTTTGCGGGGATACCCTGTTTGCGGGGGGGTGTGGGCGGCTGTTCGAGGGGACACCGCAACAAATGCTGGGATCCCTGGATCAACTGCGCCAGCTACCGGAACCCACAAGGGTATGGTGTGCCCACGAATACACCCTGAACAATCTCAAATTTGCCCTGACGGTGGATGGAGATAACCCCGACCTCCAGGCTCGCTACCGGGCGGTGGAAGCTCTCCGCCAAGTGGGATCCCCCACCGTACCCAGCACCATCGGCGAAGAACAGCGCACTAACCCTTTTTTGCGGTGGGATCAGCCGGCCCTGCAAGCGGCCGCCGGGATCCAGGAGCCGGCTCGGGTTTTGGCTCGCATTCGCGGTATGAAGGATCACTTCTGA
- a CDS encoding DUF3143 domain-containing protein, whose translation MPLPPATTPLYNHPLHTLERWLEDLGCTRDPEDVEQWFCERPQWKACLRLDETTIWVRYTYQDGNTKTLSFPYSLSRGDVEQAIFED comes from the coding sequence ATGCCTTTGCCTCCTGCGACTACGCCTTTGTACAATCACCCTCTTCACACCCTCGAACGGTGGCTAGAGGATCTTGGCTGCACCCGGGATCCCGAGGATGTGGAGCAATGGTTTTGTGAGCGCCCGCAGTGGAAGGCCTGTCTGCGTCTGGATGAGACCACCATTTGGGTGCGCTACACCTACCAGGATGGCAACACCAAGACCCTGTCCTTTCCCTATTCCCTCAGCCGTGGGGATGTGGAACAGGCGATTTTCGAGGATTAG
- a CDS encoding J domain-containing protein, whose product MHSLTSLTYYQRLGLSPGASPEAIRRAYRQLSKRYHPDTSPLAPEVAIRRFQELQEAYLILSNPLQRATYDASLRAVLSNSGPADSADVDSLELRMETRPLSGGEICALLLMGSTFVMCLLLAGTLAWLRESGAG is encoded by the coding sequence ATGCACTCGCTGACCTCCCTCACCTACTACCAACGGTTGGGCCTATCTCCGGGGGCATCTCCTGAGGCCATTCGGCGGGCCTATCGGCAACTGAGCAAACGCTACCATCCCGATACCTCCCCCCTAGCTCCAGAAGTGGCGATTCGGCGCTTCCAGGAGCTTCAGGAAGCATATTTGATCCTCAGCAACCCCCTACAGCGAGCCACCTATGATGCCAGCCTGCGGGCCGTGCTCTCCAACTCGGGGCCAGCAGATTCAGCCGATGTGGATTCGCTAGAGCTGCGGATGGAAACCCGTCCCCTCTCGGGAGGTGAAATCTGTGCCCTGTTGTTGATGGGATCCACCTTCGTGATGTGCCTGCTGTTGGCGGGTACTCTAGCTTGGCTGCGGGAGAGTGGGGCAGGCTGA
- a CDS encoding 50S ribosomal protein L32, translating to MAVPKKKTSKSRSRKRYATWTHKATLQAQRAMTIGRSILTGRSTGFYYPDAKTEDEDEEE from the coding sequence ATGGCTGTTCCCAAGAAAAAAACCTCCAAATCCCGCAGCCGCAAGCGCTACGCCACCTGGACTCACAAGGCGACGCTGCAGGCACAACGGGCGATGACCATCGGGCGCTCAATTTTGACCGGTCGCAGCACCGGCTTCTACTACCCCGATGCCAAGACAGAGGATGAGGATGAGGAAGAATAA